In Streptomyces sp. SLBN-118, the following are encoded in one genomic region:
- the recR gene encoding recombination mediator RecR, whose amino-acid sequence MYEGVVQDLIDELGRLPGVGPKSAQRIAFHILQAEPTDVRRLAHALLEVKDKVRFCAVCGNVAQQEQCNICRDPRRDHSVICVVEEPKDVVAIERTREFRGRYHVLGGAISPIEGVGPDDLRIRELLARLADGTITELIIATDPNLEGEATATYLARMIKPMGLKVTRLASGLPVGGDLEYADEVTLGRAFEGRRLLDV is encoded by the coding sequence TTGTACGAAGGCGTGGTCCAGGACCTCATCGACGAATTGGGCAGGCTGCCCGGCGTCGGTCCCAAGAGCGCGCAGCGGATCGCCTTCCACATCCTCCAGGCGGAACCGACCGACGTGCGCCGGCTCGCCCACGCCCTGCTCGAGGTGAAGGACAAGGTCCGCTTCTGTGCGGTGTGCGGCAATGTCGCCCAGCAGGAACAGTGCAACATCTGCCGTGACCCGCGCCGTGACCACTCGGTCATCTGCGTGGTGGAGGAGCCGAAGGACGTTGTGGCGATCGAGCGGACCCGGGAGTTCCGGGGCCGCTACCACGTGCTCGGCGGGGCCATCAGCCCCATCGAGGGTGTGGGCCCCGACGACCTGCGGATCCGTGAGCTGCTCGCCCGCCTCGCGGACGGCACGATCACCGAACTGATCATCGCCACGGACCCCAATCTGGAGGGTGAAGCCACCGCCACGTACCTGGCGCGCATGATCAAGCCGATGGGCCTGAAGGTCACAAGGCTGGCCAGCGGTCTGCCCGTGGGGGGAGACTTGGAATACGCCGACGAGGTCACGCTGGGGCGTGCCTTCGAGGGGAGACGACTTCTCGATGTCTGA
- a CDS encoding class I SAM-dependent methyltransferase, translating to MSQTSTPVTGETVDETLPRPTRFADVKGWFWPVDQLLFDWFLSYQRDTDPDGRGDLLELGAYLGKSAIFTADYLREGEEFTVCDLWDSPAPDDSNSAEMDRSYSTLTRRAFEANYLSFHDELPTMVQGPTSVITSRVSPGSCRFVHVDASHLYEHVHGDIEAAKALLQPQGIVSFDDFRAEHCPGVSAAVWGALPTTGLKPIVITGTKLYGTWGDPAPVRGALLRWLESRADLWHGVEEVAGLPLIRIKGNKAKAPPHPKSRHKPLPKPEPAAPVPVSAPAAAAAPPRRRPSRARRLAKDLLPPIVTRALRPGRSA from the coding sequence ATGTCACAGACGAGTACCCCGGTGACGGGGGAGACGGTGGACGAAACTCTCCCCCGACCGACGCGCTTCGCGGACGTCAAGGGCTGGTTCTGGCCCGTGGACCAGCTGCTCTTCGACTGGTTCCTGTCCTATCAGCGGGACACGGATCCGGACGGCCGAGGGGATCTGCTCGAGCTCGGCGCATACCTGGGCAAGAGCGCGATCTTCACGGCCGACTATCTGCGGGAGGGTGAGGAGTTCACGGTCTGCGACCTGTGGGACTCGCCGGCACCGGACGACTCCAACAGCGCGGAAATGGACAGGTCGTACTCGACGCTGACGAGGCGGGCGTTCGAGGCGAACTATCTGTCGTTCCACGACGAACTGCCCACGATGGTGCAGGGGCCGACTTCCGTGATCACCTCCCGGGTGAGCCCGGGGAGCTGCCGTTTCGTGCATGTCGACGCCTCGCACCTGTACGAGCATGTGCACGGCGACATCGAGGCGGCGAAGGCGCTGCTGCAGCCGCAGGGCATCGTGTCCTTCGACGACTTCCGCGCGGAACACTGCCCGGGGGTCTCGGCCGCGGTGTGGGGCGCGTTGCCGACCACGGGCCTGAAGCCGATCGTGATCACGGGCACGAAACTCTACGGCACGTGGGGTGACCCGGCGCCGGTGCGGGGGGCGCTGCTGAGATGGCTGGAGTCGCGTGCGGACCTGTGGCACGGGGTGGAGGAGGTGGCAGGCCTGCCGCTGATCCGCATAAAAGGCAACAAGGCAAAGGCGCCGCCGCACCCGAAGTCCCGCCACAAGCCGCTACCGAAGCCTGAGCCGGCCGCACCCGTGCCCGTGTCTGCCCCTGCGGCGGCCGCGGCCCCGCCGCGCCGCCGCCCGTCCCGCGCCCGCCGCCTGGCGAAGGACCTGCTCCCGCCGATCGTGACGAGGGCGCTGCGGCCGGGCCGTAGCGCCTGA
- a CDS encoding SLATT domain-containing protein, with the protein MSQPDMQPGGPARGERGGAPRGDLAGTPFPLGDWGEPAERLDELYRWVEAGALRTAHWYLANRAWKRRAARMLRVGTALGVIAGAVLPLLEVTGVRDGASGWGYLSLLLGAACLACDRYFGVTSGWIRNVATAQAVQRRLVVLQFDWASECVREVLGPTEGTASEAAERCVGVLRRFTEDVAELVRSETADWMVEFGSGPAPLVMQSTGAGPGRGVEGQPPGRATDGRGTPLPPGTRPNMPRQRPPETPR; encoded by the coding sequence GTGAGCCAGCCGGACATGCAGCCCGGGGGCCCGGCCCGTGGCGAGCGCGGCGGGGCGCCGCGCGGTGACCTGGCCGGGACGCCGTTTCCGCTCGGCGACTGGGGTGAACCGGCGGAGCGCCTCGACGAGCTGTACAGGTGGGTCGAGGCGGGCGCTCTGCGTACGGCTCACTGGTATCTGGCGAACCGCGCGTGGAAACGCCGGGCGGCGCGGATGCTGCGCGTCGGCACGGCCCTGGGCGTGATCGCCGGGGCCGTGCTCCCTCTCCTGGAGGTGACGGGCGTGCGGGACGGGGCATCGGGGTGGGGATATCTCTCGCTGCTCCTGGGCGCGGCCTGCCTGGCCTGCGACCGGTACTTCGGGGTGACCTCGGGCTGGATAAGGAACGTGGCGACGGCGCAGGCGGTGCAGCGCAGGCTGGTGGTGCTGCAGTTCGACTGGGCGTCCGAGTGCGTAAGGGAGGTGCTGGGCCCGACGGAAGGCACGGCGAGCGAGGCGGCGGAGAGGTGCGTGGGGGTCCTGCGGCGGTTCACGGAGGACGTCGCGGAGCTCGTGCGGTCGGAGACGGCGGACTGGATGGTGGAGTTCGGCTCGGGCCCGGCGCCCCTGGTGATGCAGTCGACGGGGGCGGGGCCGGGACGGGGGGTGGAAGGGCAGCCGCCGGGGCGGGCGACGGATGGCCGCGGAACGCCGCTGCCGCCGGGGACGCGGCCGAACATGCCCCGCCAGCGCCCACCGGAGACGCCGCGCTGA
- a CDS encoding DUF5063 domain-containing protein: MSDANLHAVNQDPDSFAVQIADSIESFIVATTEVAKGDEPDSAVPFLLLEVSQLLLTGGRLGAHEDIIPDERYEPDTGPDVDVDDLRERFAVLLDPVDVFSEVFDPYEPRKAPVASRISDNLADIVTDLRHGLAHYRAGRTSEALWWWQFSYFSNWGPTASATLRALQSLVAHVRLDQPLEELDGLDTDEDLAEDALAEEAGKVMAQEIAGPLGLRTAT; encoded by the coding sequence ATGTCTGACGCCAACCTGCACGCCGTCAATCAGGACCCGGACAGCTTCGCGGTCCAGATCGCCGACTCGATCGAGTCCTTCATCGTCGCGACCACGGAAGTCGCGAAGGGCGACGAGCCCGACAGTGCGGTGCCCTTCCTGCTGCTGGAGGTCTCCCAACTCCTGCTGACGGGCGGTCGGCTGGGCGCGCACGAGGACATCATTCCGGACGAGCGGTACGAACCGGACACCGGCCCCGACGTGGACGTCGACGACCTGCGCGAGCGCTTCGCCGTGCTGCTCGACCCGGTCGACGTCTTCTCCGAGGTCTTCGACCCGTACGAACCGCGCAAGGCCCCGGTCGCCTCCCGGATCTCGGACAACCTCGCGGACATCGTCACCGACCTGCGCCACGGCCTGGCCCACTACCGTGCGGGCCGCACGAGTGAGGCGCTGTGGTGGTGGCAGTTCTCGTACTTCTCCAATTGGGGCCCGACCGCCTCCGCCACGCTGCGCGCGCTGCAGTCGCTGGTCGCCCACGTCAGGCTGGACCAGCCGCTGGAGGAGCTGGACGGTCTGGACACGGACGAGGACCTCGCAGAGGACGCGCTGGCCGAGGAGGCCGGGAAGGTGATGGCGCAGGAGATCGCGGGCCCGCTGGGCCTGCGTACGGCCACCTGA
- a CDS encoding YbaB/EbfC family nucleoid-associated protein, which yields MIPGGGQPNMQQLLQQAQKMQQDLAQAQEELARTEVEGQAGGGLVKATVTGSGELRGLVIDPKAVDPGDTETLADLVVAAVQAANENAQQLQQEKLGTLTQGLGGMPGLPF from the coding sequence GTGATTCCCGGTGGTGGCCAGCCCAATATGCAGCAGCTCCTCCAGCAGGCGCAGAAGATGCAGCAGGATCTCGCGCAGGCCCAGGAGGAGCTGGCACGGACCGAGGTCGAGGGTCAGGCGGGCGGCGGCCTGGTGAAGGCCACGGTCACCGGCTCCGGCGAGCTGCGCGGACTGGTCATCGACCCCAAGGCCGTCGACCCCGGGGACACCGAGACTCTCGCGGATCTGGTCGTCGCCGCCGTCCAGGCCGCGAACGAGAATGCGCAGCAGCTCCAGCAGGAGAAGCTCGGCACGCTCACCCAGGGTCTGGGCGGCATGCCGGGCCTGCCCTTCTGA
- a CDS encoding aspartate kinase: MGLVVQKYGGSSVADAEGIKRVAKRIVDAKKDGHQVVVVVSAMGDTTDELIDLAEQVSPIPAGREFDMLLTAGERISMALLAMAIKNLGHEAQSFTGSQAGVITDSVHNKARIIDVTPGRIRTALDEGNIAIVAGFQGVSQDKKDITTLGRGGSDTTAVALAAALDAEVCEIYTDVDGVFTADPRVVKKAKKIDWIAFEDMLELAASGSKVLLHRCVEYARRYNIPIHVRSSFSGLRGTWVSNEPQGDQKVEHAIISGVAHDVSEAKVTVVGVPDKPGEAAAIFRTIADAEINIDMVVQNVSAATTALTDISFTLPKTDGRKAIDALEKAKAGIGFESLRYDDQIGKISLVGAGMKTNPGVTASFFEALSDAGVNIELISTSEIRISVVTRADDVNEAVRAVHTAFGLDSDSDEAVVYGGTGR, encoded by the coding sequence GTGGGCCTTGTCGTGCAGAAGTACGGAGGCTCCTCCGTTGCCGATGCCGAAGGCATCAAGCGCGTCGCCAAGCGAATCGTCGATGCCAAGAAGGACGGCCACCAGGTGGTCGTCGTGGTATCCGCGATGGGCGACACGACGGACGAGCTGATCGATCTCGCCGAGCAGGTATCCCCGATCCCTGCCGGGCGCGAATTCGACATGCTGCTGACCGCCGGAGAGCGGATCTCCATGGCCCTGCTGGCGATGGCGATCAAAAACCTGGGCCACGAGGCCCAGTCGTTCACCGGCAGCCAGGCAGGCGTCATCACCGACTCGGTCCACAACAAAGCGCGCATCATCGATGTGACGCCGGGCCGGATCCGTACGGCGCTGGACGAGGGCAACATCGCCATCGTCGCGGGCTTCCAGGGTGTGTCCCAGGACAAGAAGGACATCACCACCCTCGGCCGCGGCGGGTCCGACACCACCGCCGTCGCCCTGGCCGCCGCCCTGGACGCCGAGGTCTGCGAGATCTACACCGACGTCGACGGCGTCTTCACCGCCGACCCCCGGGTCGTGAAGAAGGCGAAGAAGATCGACTGGATCGCCTTCGAGGACATGCTGGAGCTCGCAGCCTCCGGCTCCAAGGTGCTGCTGCACCGCTGCGTCGAGTACGCACGCCGATACAACATCCCGATTCACGTCCGCTCGTCCTTCTCGGGACTGCGCGGCACCTGGGTCAGCAACGAACCGCAAGGGGACCAGAAGGTGGAGCACGCCATCATCTCCGGAGTCGCCCACGACGTCTCCGAGGCCAAGGTCACGGTCGTCGGAGTGCCGGACAAGCCGGGCGAGGCCGCGGCCATCTTCCGTACGATCGCCGATGCCGAGATCAACATCGACATGGTCGTGCAGAACGTCTCGGCGGCCACGACCGCCCTGACCGACATCTCCTTCACCCTCCCCAAGACGGACGGCCGCAAGGCCATCGACGCCCTGGAGAAGGCGAAGGCCGGGATCGGCTTCGAATCGCTGCGCTACGACGACCAGATCGGCAAGATCTCGCTCGTCGGCGCGGGCATGAAGACCAACCCCGGTGTCACCGCCTCCTTCTTCGAGGCGCTCTCCGACGCGGGTGTGAACATCGAGCTGATCTCCACCTCGGAGATCCGTATCTCGGTGGTCACGCGTGCCGACGACGTCAACGAGGCCGTGCGCGCCGTGCACACCGCCTTCGGTCTCGACTCCGACTCCGACGAGGCGGTCGTCTACGGAGGCACCGGTCGATGA
- a CDS encoding aspartate-semialdehyde dehydrogenase, protein MTRKPTLAVVGATGAVGSVMLQILSQHADVWGAIRLVASPHSAGRKLAVRGEETEVVALGEEALTGVDVALFLVPDAVSAQWAPVAAAKGAVVVDNSGAFRLDADVPLVVPEVNPHAVRVRPRGIVASPHDTTLAMVPAVGALHAEFGLRELVVASYQAVSGAGRDAVGALRAQLSLVAGTELGAGPGDVRRAVGDELGPFAAPLALNVVPWSGTLQDGGWSSEELGLRAETRKILGLPGLRVAATFVRVPVLTTHSLAVHARFESEVTVERAHEILATSPGVVLYDNPAAGDFPTPADVVGTDPTWVGRVRRAPDDPCALDLFVCGDNLRKGAALNSAQIAEAVAAEIGPALAPG, encoded by the coding sequence ATGACCCGCAAGCCGACGCTTGCGGTCGTCGGAGCGACCGGAGCCGTCGGCTCTGTGATGCTCCAGATCCTTTCGCAGCACGCGGATGTCTGGGGCGCCATACGACTGGTCGCCTCTCCGCACTCGGCCGGCCGCAAGCTGGCCGTGCGCGGTGAGGAGACCGAGGTCGTCGCGCTCGGCGAAGAGGCACTGACGGGCGTCGACGTCGCGCTCTTCCTCGTACCGGACGCGGTGTCCGCGCAGTGGGCGCCGGTCGCCGCGGCCAAAGGCGCGGTGGTTGTGGACAATTCGGGCGCCTTCCGGCTGGATGCCGATGTGCCACTGGTCGTACCCGAGGTCAATCCGCATGCCGTACGGGTCCGCCCGCGCGGCATCGTCGCGAGCCCGCACGACACCACGCTCGCGATGGTTCCGGCCGTGGGCGCGCTGCACGCCGAGTTCGGGCTGCGCGAACTGGTCGTCGCCTCCTACCAGGCCGTCAGCGGCGCGGGGCGTGACGCCGTCGGGGCGCTGCGCGCCCAGCTGTCGCTCGTTGCCGGTACGGAACTGGGCGCCGGGCCCGGAGACGTACGCAGGGCCGTCGGCGACGAGCTGGGACCGTTCGCGGCACCGCTGGCGCTGAACGTGGTGCCCTGGTCGGGGACCCTCCAGGACGGCGGCTGGTCGTCCGAGGAGCTGGGGCTGCGGGCCGAGACGCGCAAGATCCTCGGCCTGCCGGGGCTGCGGGTGGCGGCGACGTTCGTCCGCGTCCCGGTGCTCACCACGCATTCGCTCGCCGTGCACGCGCGCTTCGAGAGCGAGGTCACGGTGGAGCGGGCGCACGAGATCCTGGCGACCTCGCCCGGAGTGGTGCTCTACGACAATCCGGCGGCCGGGGACTTCCCCACGCCCGCCGATGTGGTGGGGACCGATCCGACGTGGGTGGGGCGGGTGCGGCGGGCTCCGGACGACCCCTGTGCGCTGGACCTGTTCGTCTGCGGCGACAATCTGCGCAAGGGTGCCGCGCTCAACTCCGCTCAGATCGCGGAGGCTGTCGCGGCGGAGATCGGGCCCGCGCTCGCCCCCGGCTGA
- a CDS encoding SigE family RNA polymerase sigma factor codes for MPVIAPMPRTTRISSQREGAEDTMAAGTTVDHLTETYRAHYRSLLGLAALLLDDTASCEDVVQEAFIRVHSARNRVRDPEKTLAYLRQTVVNLSRSALRRRILGLKLLSKPMPDMASAEEGAYDQLERDALIKAMRGLQRRQREVLVLRYFADMTEAQAAETLGISLGSVKAYGSRGIAALRVAMEATA; via the coding sequence ATGCCGGTGATCGCCCCCATGCCCCGCACCACCCGCATCTCGTCCCAGCGCGAGGGCGCTGAGGACACCATGGCCGCGGGTACCACAGTCGATCACCTCACCGAGACCTATCGCGCCCACTACCGGTCGCTGCTTGGTCTCGCGGCCCTGCTTCTCGACGACACGGCCTCCTGCGAGGACGTCGTCCAGGAAGCCTTCATACGCGTCCACTCGGCGCGCAACCGGGTACGGGACCCGGAGAAGACCCTGGCGTATCTGCGCCAGACCGTCGTGAATCTGTCGCGGTCGGCGCTGCGGCGCCGCATCCTCGGGCTGAAACTGCTCTCCAAGCCGATGCCGGACATGGCGAGCGCCGAGGAGGGCGCGTACGACCAGCTGGAACGGGACGCGCTGATCAAGGCGATGCGCGGACTCCAGCGCCGCCAGCGCGAGGTTCTGGTGCTGAGGTACTTCGCGGACATGACAGAGGCTCAGGCCGCCGAGACGCTGGGGATTTCGCTTGGCTCGGTGAAGGCGTACGGCTCGCGGGGCATCGCGGCGCTGCGCGTCGCCATGGAGGCGACGGCATGA